ACAATTTTTTGTCAAAACCCGCCCTTCCACACAATATATGCAACCGGATATGATAAGCTGCTACGCATTTAATTTTGATATTGAGCTTGATGGGGAGATGGGGGGATGGGGGGATGGGGAGAGGGATTGACAGTTTTTCTCGACACTCGGAAATATACAAATTAGATGCGATGCAAGCTTATTACCGATTCACTTTAACTGTGTTGGTTGAGAGACATCCCCACTGTCGTAACTTTGCCCAACTCAAACAACAGATTCCCACCGTAAAAAACAACTGCAAAAAGGATAATTTGTTAAGGGCGATGCAGACTTGGTTAGAGGCATAACTAGATGCGAAAATTATGTTATTATACATATAAAATCATAAAATTTTCCCCTACAAAACCTAGTGTAAAATAATTATGCAAGCTATTTTTTGGACGGCTGAAGAAGTTGCCCACAAAGCCCAACAAATTTATGAAAATGATATTCGCCAACAAGTGGAGTCCAGTGAAAACCTTGGGAAAATGATCGTAATTGATGCAGAAACAGGTGAATATGGCATCGATTCTACTGGGGTAGAAAGCGCTTTAAAATTAAAGCAAAAGAACCCCCAAGCCAGATTATTTACAATCCGGATTGGTTATGATGTAGCAATCAGCTTCGGTGGTGCAAGTGAGCGTATTTTATAATGATTTATGGGAAATTTATTAACAACAAAGCGATCGTACCCGTGACATTCCGTTTACCCGAACAACCTGAGTTTTCTATAGATTTCGTCATTGACACTGGATTTAACGATCATCTCACCTTACCGCCCCAAGCAGTTAGTGCAATGAATCTGCCTTTATATTCCACCGCACTTGCTAGATTAGCAAATGGAAGTGAAGCTTTATTATCGATACATTTAGCGACTATTGTTTGGGATAATAGCGAAAAAATTGTCCCGATTTTAGCATCTGGATATAAACCATTATTGGGAACAGCTTTGATGACAGGATATCATTTAGAAATAGATTTTGTAGAGAATGGTTTAGTTTTATTAGAAAAGCTGTCAAGCTCGATCTAGGTTGTGTCATAAAACATATCCTCTGGATCGCTGAAGTCCCCCTAATCAAATAATTCCTGTAGTGGTAGAGAAAAACGCGACATAGTTTTATTCAAACATAAATGCGATCGCATACAATAAAATCAAAACCCTCTCAACACCATGCAAATCGTTCTACCACCTGAAGTTGAAGCCATTGTGCAGCGCCAACTCACCAGTGGCAAATACAATAGCGCCATCGAAGTTATTCTTGCAGGTATCAAACTGCTGGAACAACAGGAAGATATCTATCAAGGAAGGTTACAAGAACTGCAACGGGAAGCAATGATTGGGTGGGAAGCATCGCAACGCGGTGACGTTGTGGATGGTGTAACTGCAATGGCACAAATTCGCGCTAATATACGATCGCGCTACAGTTCTCCAGAAGCATGACTGCTCAATTTCGCCTCACTCAACCTGCAATTCAAGATATTGAGCAAATTGCAGACTACATTGCTAGTAAATCGGGAATCGATCGGGCCGATCGCTTTTTGGACGAAATCGATGCTAAATTTGCCAAAATAGCTCAATTTCAAAATCTGGGACGGCAAAGAGATGAAATTTTACCTGGCTTACGCAGTCTTCCGATGGATAAATATCTCATTCTGTATATGATAATCGGACAAGACGTAGAGATTTTTCGAGTTGTCAGTGGCTACCGAGATTTGTCAGCACTATTCACCGATGC
This Leptolyngbyaceae cyanobacterium DNA region includes the following protein-coding sequences:
- a CDS encoding clan AA aspartic protease, translating into MIYGKFINNKAIVPVTFRLPEQPEFSIDFVIDTGFNDHLTLPPQAVSAMNLPLYSTALARLANGSEALLSIHLATIVWDNSEKIVPILASGYKPLLGTALMTGYHLEIDFVENGLVLLEKLSSSI
- a CDS encoding type II toxin-antitoxin system ParD family antitoxin, which codes for MQIVLPPEVEAIVQRQLTSGKYNSAIEVILAGIKLLEQQEDIYQGRLQELQREAMIGWEASQRGDVVDGVTAMAQIRANIRSRYSSPEA
- a CDS encoding type II toxin-antitoxin system RelE/ParE family toxin; this encodes MTAQFRLTQPAIQDIEQIADYIASKSGIDRADRFLDEIDAKFAKIAQFQNLGRQRDEILPGLRSLPMDKYLILYMIIGQDVEIFRVVSGYRDLSALFTDADD